A window of Chryseobacterium shandongense genomic DNA:
AGGCATTGGGAGTATTCATGAAAATATTCTTCTTTATGCCAAAAACTACACTACTGAGATGCAATTTTTAATGCTGAAAGATGGTCTGGATGATATAGATGAACTTGTAGCTAAGTTAAAAAATAAAAATGTTGACCTGATTGAAGCGGAAAAAGAGATTAAGAAGTTGTATAGACAAAAGGGCTATGACAGAGGAATAACATTATATAATTCACTTGATTATAATTACCGATTATGGGGTAAGATCAATATGAGTTGGCCTAATTCAAATACATTCGGTCCAGATTATGATGTATTTCATCCAGTTACTAAAAAAAAGGTAAAGGTTCCTGATAGAGGTTGGAGATGGAAGTTGGAAACATTTAATACTGCCGCAAAAATTGTTGATGGACAATATACAGATATTATCAATTTGCCAGACGGTTCTTATTTATGTGGAAAAATCTGGTTTTCAAAAGATGAAAATACTCAACCAAGTTCAGTTAATTATTTAGATGATGTAAATTATTTTTTGCTAAGATCTATTCTTTCTCTAAAAAGCGATGGAGGTATTGAAGTTGAGAGTATATTTGAGGGGAAAAGTTTTTTTTCTTATCCGAAGCCAACTCAGTTGTTAAAAACTCTTATTAGATCATTTAAATCGGAACTAATTTTAGATTTTTTTGCGGGTTCAGGAACAACTGCTCATGCAGTAATGGGACTAAATGCAGAAGATGGTGGTAATAGAAAATGTATTTCAGTACAGCTACCTGAACAAACAGAAAAGAATTCGGAAGCATTCAAAGCGGGTTATAATTGGATTACCGAAATCTCAAAGGAAAGAATTCGAAGAGCGGGTGATTTAATTAAGCAAGAAATTAAAGAAAAGAATGAAATTGAAAATTTGGATACTGGTTTTCGTGTATTTAAATTAGATTCTTCCAATATTCAGGCTTGGGATACATCAGTTGACAAGTTTGAAGGACAATTAGATATGTTTGCAGAAAATAATGGAGACCATATCAAATCTAATAGAACAGAAGAAGATGTGTTGTTTGAGATTCTTTTAAAATACGGTTTAGAACTAACATTACCAATCGAAGAAAAAGTGGTTGGAGACTGTAAAATCTACAATATCGGTTTTGGATCAATGTACATTTGTTTAAGTGATCAGATCAAAACAGATGTAGCTACAGCCATTGGTGAATGGCACAAAGAATCTTCGGATTCCAATCCATCAGTCATTTTTAAAGATTCCGGTTTTGCCAAGGATGCCGATAAAACCAATACGGTGCAGACTTTGAGACAGGTGGGTATTGAAAATGTGAAATCTATTTAGAATGGAAAGTTTAAAAGAATTAATCTCTCAACTCAACTCTACCGACGAATGTACTAATATTGAAGCTAAAAGAGCCTCAGATATCGGTAAATCTATCATGGAAACTGTTTGTTCTTTTAGTAATGAACCTAGTTTAGGAGGTGGATATATTTTATTGGGTGTAGAAAAAGAAGATAATCAAAAAAGTCTATTTCCTGAATACGTAGTTACCGGAATTCCTTTCGACAAATTAGATGAGATTCAAACCAATCTTGCTTCACAATGTTCTGATTTTTTTAATAAACCCATTCGCCCAACAATTAAAGTTGAACAGGTAGACGGTAAGAACGTTGTGATTGTTTTTGTAGAAGAATTGTCCCCAGAAAGTAAGCCCCTTTACATAAAAAGCAAAGGGTTGCCCCAAGGTGCATACAGAAGAGTAGGCTCTGCTGATGTAAAAGGTACGGAAGATGATATGGGGATTTATTTTAGTACTACAGAATCATTCGACAGTACAGTTGTAAAAGATGCTGAATTAGATGATATTTTGGAAGATAGTGTTCTACTTTACCGGAAATTCAGATCAGAAGTTAACTCTAGTGCAGAAGAATTACAATATGATGACGTAGAATTGCTACGATCAATACACGCCATTAAAAAGAAAGGTAAAGACTTTTTTATTACTTACACTGGATTATTGACTTTTGGTAGTCGTCCTGCATTAAGAAGACTTTTACCAATGGTAAGAGTTGATTATATAAGAGTTTCAACTAACGAATGGGTTGAAGATGCCAATAATAGGTTTACTTCTACTTTGGATATGCGAGGTTCATTATTAGAATTGGTTCAAAGAATTATCCATACCATTGGTGATGATTTACCAAAAGGTTTTGAATTGACGGATGAAAATATTCAAGCCAAAAATATAGGACTCCCGTTAAGAGTTTTACGTGAAGCAGTTGTTAATGCCTTGATTCATAGATCTTATAAGGAAAATAGTCCTATTCAAATTATTCGTTATCCCAACAGAATTGAAATTATCAATCCGGGATTTTCATTAAAAACTGAAGAACAATTGGGTGAACCGGGTTCTGTAAACAGAAATCCTTATATCTCAGCTATTTTTCATGAGACCAACTTGGCTGAGACCAAAGGTTCGGGAATAAGAACGATGAGACGTTTGATGGAAGGTGTCTCCATGATGCCCCCAACTTTTGAAAGTGATCGCGAAAATAATAGATTTACAGTAAGGTTATTATTACATCATTTGTTGAATGAAAAAGATTTAGAATGGTTAAAGAATTTTGATTCTTATAATTTGACAGACAATCAGAAACGGATATTAATTTTTATAAGAGAATTAGGTGCTGTTGATAACTCTTCGGCAAGACAAATCAATGGTTCCGACTCTAAGACTACTAACAGTGATCTTCGAAAGCTTAGAGAACTAGATTTACTGGATACAAAAGGTAGAAATAGATATACTTATTATATTCCAACTTCTGTTCTTAAATCTACTTATTCAG
This region includes:
- a CDS encoding site-specific DNA-methyltransferase, whose product is MEKINELTSENIVQQNIERLKEIFPTAFSEGKLVVEELQALVGEYIQKDKEFYQMNWAGKTEAQREANKVSTGTLRPCKEESKDWDSTGNIFIEGDNLEVLKLLQKSYSNKIKMIYIDPPYNTGKDFVYKDNYKDNLNNYLELTGQKDEEGKKLSTNTDSDGRYHSNWLNMMYPRLKLARNLMKDDGVIFISIDNNELYNLKRICDEIFGEENFIECITWNKRIPKNDKGIGSIHENILLYAKNYTTEMQFLMLKDGLDDIDELVAKLKNKNVDLIEAEKEIKKLYRQKGYDRGITLYNSLDYNYRLWGKINMSWPNSNTFGPDYDVFHPVTKKKVKVPDRGWRWKLETFNTAAKIVDGQYTDIINLPDGSYLCGKIWFSKDENTQPSSVNYLDDVNYFLLRSILSLKSDGGIEVESIFEGKSFFSYPKPTQLLKTLIRSFKSELILDFFAGSGTTAHAVMGLNAEDGGNRKCISVQLPEQTEKNSEAFKAGYNWITEISKERIRRAGDLIKQEIKEKNEIENLDTGFRVFKLDSSNIQAWDTSVDKFEGQLDMFAENNGDHIKSNRTEEDVLFEILLKYGLELTLPIEEKVVGDCKIYNIGFGSMYICLSDQIKTDVATAIGEWHKESSDSNPSVIFKDSGFAKDADKTNTVQTLRQVGIENVKSI
- a CDS encoding ATP-binding protein gives rise to the protein MESLKELISQLNSTDECTNIEAKRASDIGKSIMETVCSFSNEPSLGGGYILLGVEKEDNQKSLFPEYVVTGIPFDKLDEIQTNLASQCSDFFNKPIRPTIKVEQVDGKNVVIVFVEELSPESKPLYIKSKGLPQGAYRRVGSADVKGTEDDMGIYFSTTESFDSTVVKDAELDDILEDSVLLYRKFRSEVNSSAEELQYDDVELLRSIHAIKKKGKDFFITYTGLLTFGSRPALRRLLPMVRVDYIRVSTNEWVEDANNRFTSTLDMRGSLLELVQRIIHTIGDDLPKGFELTDENIQAKNIGLPLRVLREAVVNALIHRSYKENSPIQIIRYPNRIEIINPGFSLKTEEQLGEPGSVNRNPYISAIFHETNLAETKGSGIRTMRRLMEGVSMMPPTFESDRENNRFTVRLLLHHLLNEKDLEWLKNFDSYNLTDNQKRILIFIRELGAVDNSSARQINGSDSKTTNSDLRKLRELDLLDTKGRNRYTYYIPTSVLKSTYSDINVDQAITLVEGLSAPAKDLSALPSNLSALAINLSTLAKDDIDKLSLIKNKIDTLPARINDKAVIKNIILELCSIKEFKMHELTVLLNKSEKYIFRDFVKPLLEQKELGYKFPDMITHPDQAYLTLNK